In Campylobacter mucosalis, a single window of DNA contains:
- a CDS encoding DMT family transporter, translated as MKNKEILADIALIFTAIVWGATFLPMGNATLTNGVFTILFYRFLASFIIMSIIAFKFDKFFDKNSLKSGLLLGSVLFIGFASQTFALKFAPTSSVAFISGLNVAIVPFVAYLFLRSKISKYAYIGILFGCVGLYFLSSFKFSMQFLQSFAGMGNTLSLICAFAWAFHIVLTSIFAKKCEIFTLIATQFGVVCVFSAIFAFGFEGGVSVNLDDKFYLAMVISVLFASIFGFIMQAKMLTLTTPIKAALIFTLEPVSAGILGYFVAKETLSTLQILGAFIILIGVLISEIGTIKEKANR; from the coding sequence ATGAAAAATAAAGAAATCTTAGCAGACATCGCGCTCATATTTACGGCTATCGTCTGGGGTGCTACATTCTTACCTATGGGGAATGCAACCCTTACAAACGGCGTTTTTACCATACTTTTTTACAGGTTTTTAGCTTCATTTATCATAATGTCCATAATAGCCTTTAAATTTGATAAATTCTTTGATAAAAATAGCTTAAAATCAGGACTTTTGCTAGGTTCTGTGCTTTTTATAGGCTTTGCCTCTCAAACTTTTGCGCTCAAATTTGCGCCAACATCAAGCGTTGCGTTTATTAGTGGTCTTAATGTCGCTATCGTGCCATTTGTGGCTTATCTGTTTTTACGAAGCAAAATCAGCAAATATGCATACATAGGCATTTTATTTGGCTGCGTTGGGCTGTATTTTCTTAGCTCGTTTAAATTTTCAATGCAATTTCTACAAAGCTTTGCTGGTATGGGAAACACACTAAGCTTGATTTGTGCGTTTGCATGGGCATTTCACATCGTGCTTACTAGTATTTTTGCAAAAAAATGTGAAATTTTCACACTGATTGCCACGCAATTTGGAGTTGTTTGTGTATTTAGTGCGATTTTTGCGTTTGGTTTTGAGGGTGGAGTAAGCGTAAATTTAGATGATAAATTCTATCTAGCGATGGTTATATCGGTGCTTTTTGCAAGTATTTTTGGCTTTATTATGCAAGCAAAAATGCTAACTCTTACAACGCCAATAAAAGCGGCTTTGATTTTTACTTTAGAGCCTGTTTCGGCTGGAATACTTGGGTATTTTGTGGCAAAAGAGACTCTTAGCACACTTCAAATTTTGGGTGCTTTTATCATACTAATTGGCGTTTTAATAAGCGAGATAGGAACGATAAAAGAAAAGGCAAACAGGTGA
- a CDS encoding DMT family transporter has translation MTSKITEQKADIALLITAIIWGAALLPVSIALKTNGVFTLLFWRFLLSAIFMGLIALKFGKFDKRSIKNGVILGITLFVGTALQTSALKYTYSSSVSFIVSLYVVIVPFLSLFLLKKRVSIFSYFGIALGIIGLFMMQKNFHLGLERGEILALLSAFCLAFHIIFTGIFARTSELFAFLTAQFFTIAIFSFIASFVFANGIVATVNTAFINAIIITVFFSTIIGFGLEGLMLRYTTPTKAAIIFIFKSVTAGFVGYFFGKEELSTMQICGAFVILLAILISEIGTIKSKK, from the coding sequence GTGACTAGTAAAATCACAGAGCAAAAAGCCGACATAGCTCTACTTATAACCGCCATAATTTGGGGTGCGGCACTACTTCCTGTGTCAATAGCACTTAAAACAAATGGCGTTTTTACACTGCTTTTTTGGCGTTTTTTGCTCTCTGCGATTTTTATGGGACTTATTGCGTTAAAATTTGGGAAATTTGATAAACGCTCAATAAAAAATGGCGTTATCTTGGGCATAACATTATTTGTTGGAACAGCACTTCAAACATCGGCGTTAAAGTATACTTATAGCTCTAGCGTATCTTTTATAGTAAGTCTTTATGTTGTTATAGTGCCATTTTTAAGCCTGTTCTTACTTAAAAAGCGTGTTAGTATTTTCTCGTATTTTGGCATAGCGCTTGGCATTATAGGACTTTTTATGATGCAAAAGAACTTTCATTTAGGTCTTGAGCGTGGAGAAATTTTAGCATTATTATCTGCATTTTGTTTGGCATTTCATATTATATTTACTGGTATTTTTGCTAGAACAAGTGAGCTTTTTGCATTTTTGACCGCTCAGTTTTTTACTATTGCAATATTTTCATTTATAGCTTCATTTGTCTTTGCAAATGGTATAGTTGCCACAGTAAATACCGCTTTTATAAACGCCATAATCATAACGGTCTTTTTCTCAACCATAATAGGTTTTGGGCTTGAAGGGCTTATGTTAAGATATACAACCCCCACAAAAGCAGCGATAATATTTATTTTTAAATCTGTAACAGCAGGATTTGTGGGATATTTTTTTGGAAAAGAGGAGTTAAGCACCATGCAAATTTGTGGTGCTTTTGTTATTTTACTAGCCATATTAATAAGTGAGATAG